CGCCCGGAGCCACCCACAGGGCCACGGTATTGCGCTGCAGCGGCGGCCGGTACAACACAAAATCACCGTAACGGGCGACCATATATTCGTTGATTTCCCGATCAGTGAACCCGTCCTCCAGCAGGCGGCGAATTTCACGGCGCAAATCTGTGGCCACCATGGAGTCGGAACCGGCCAGATTCTGGTTCTGGCACTTGGGGCAGCGCAACTCCTCAATCAGGATTTGATAGCGGGCCTGCAGCTCGGGGCTGGAGAGCTGCTCTACCTCTACGGAGGCACGCGCGACCGTTGCCAACAGTAAAGTCAGCATCGCGGCGGTTACGATCCATCGGGTTCTGTTTCGCACTGAGAAGTCTCCGGTGAAATATCGGGCGATTATATCAGTGCCACGACGACGCTACACGCACTGAAAACCAGGCCTGAAATTGCTTAAGATGTTGAAACACAAAAAAAATTTTCAGAAAGCGTTGACGCCCCAAAAAAAATCATTACTATACGCAGCTCCTGACGCGGGGTGGTTAGCTCAGTTGGGAGAGCGACGGCCTTACAAGCCGTAGGTCACAGGTTCGACCCCTGTACCACCCACCACTTCCCTTTCACCTGCCAGGCAGGTTTTATCAAGGGAAGCAGGATACGCGGACCGGTAGTTCAGTTGGTTAGAATGCCGGCCTGTCACGCCGGAGGTCGCGGGTTCGAGTCCCGTCCGGTCCGCCACTACAATGAAGGCCCTGTTCGAAAGAACAGGGCCTTTTTTGTATGCGCCGGATGAATGCGTGCCGAATAAACCCGCGAGTTCACCCAGCATCTTTCCTCTGATTCTACCGCTGCAAGTTCACATCAAAGCGCATCCCAAAAACACCCGATCTTCCCGGAAAAATTCAAAGCTACTAAAAATTCAAAGCCACTAAAGCGGTAAGGAAATTCGGCGCGGAAAATACATTTGCTTCATCTGGTTTCATCAATTTGGCAACCCTCCGCGACCAACATCGCCTTCAGCTCGGGCCACTGATCCTCGGGCAGCGAGAGGTTCAGGCAAACGCGATCGCTGTACTCCACCGCCTCACAGTGGCCCCGATGTTGTTCCAGCAGAAAGCGCAGACGCGACTCCTGCGCAAAACCACAGCACACGCGTCGTTGCAGCACAGCGACATGACGCTGCAACTGAGCTTGCTGCAAAGCCGCACCCACGGCTCCCCGGTACGCGCGCATCAGGCCGCCAACGCCCAGCTTGGTGCCACCAAAATAGCGCGTCACTATCGCACCCACATTCCCCACGCCCTGCTTGAGCAGCAACTCCAGCATCGGACGCCCGGCACTACCACCGGGCTCACCATCGTCATCCGACTGCATGACTTCCGGGTTATCGGGATTTCCAATGACCAGTGCCGTACAGTGATGCGACGCATCGGGGTACTGACTGCGAATGGTTTCCAATTGACGTAAAAAAGCCGCTTTATCGGTTACCGGTCCCAACCAGCAGATAAAGCGGCTTTTCCTGTCTTCGGTTTCAGTTACAACGGGAGAGCAGGGAATCTGATAACTCACCGGAAAACTCGTCCCATGGTTGCTCCTTCAGTCGGTCATAGAGTGGCTGCAACTTGGTCTGCCAGACCCGGTCATCTACTACGCCCACATGCTTGCATCGGATAGTGCCGCCGGCGTCCACCAGAAACGTTTCCGGTGCGCCAAACACACCCAGATCCAATGCCAGGCGCCCTTCCACATCAGCAACGGAGAAAACGTACGGGTTGTGGAATTTTTCCAACCACTTTTGCGCCGCTTCGTTATCATCCTTCAGGTTGATGCCGACTATAGGCACGCCGTCTTCCGCCAACTGATTGAGATAAGGATGCTCCACCCGGCAGGAGACACACCAGGTTGCCCATACATTCAGAAGCAACGGTGTGCGGGGAAGGTCGGATTTTTTCAACTCACGATTGGACTCCACATCCAGCAACGCAAACTCCGGTACCGGCTTGTTGACCAGCGCCGACGGCATATCCTGCGGGTTCAATGACAGGCCGCGCCAGAACAGCAGTGCCAGTGCAGCGAAAATAATCAGCGGTAAAAACAGTTTTAGCCGGGCCATGGGTTTTCAGCACTCCTTCTAGATCAGCGCGACTCAGATACCGGCAGGCGACGGAGTACCCTGGCTCCGGCTCCGATCAACAGCCGCACGCGTGGCGCGCACCTTGCGGTAGCGTTTGTCCGCCACTGCGATAGCGCCCCCGAGCGCCATCAACGCAGCGCCCAGCCAGATCCAGACCACAAAGGCCTTGTATTGCAGTCGCACCGCCCAATCACCGCGGACGTTATTCTTATCCATCGGCTCACCGAGCGCCACATAGAGGTCCCGAAAGAGCCCCCCATCAATCGCCGCCTCGGTCATGGTATTGCCACCGGAAAGATAGTTTCGCTTCTGCGGGTGCAGCTCGGCAACCATCTTGCCGCTATTGCTGTCACGCACGATCAAGACGCCCTCGGAAGCCCGATAGTTCGGCCCCTGCACGACACGCACACCCTCGAAAGTAAATTCGTAGCCGGAGAGCGTGGCGCTTTGACCGGGCGACATGCGCAGATCTTTGTCCACGCTGTAAACCGTAGTGAGAGCAACCCCAAGCACAGAAACCGCAAGACCGATATGCCCCAGGTGCATGCCGTAATAACTGGCCCGCTGGCGCCGCAGACCCGCCCACAAACTATCCGCATTGCGCGACTTGTTGAGGATGTCGGCCGCACTGGATGCCACCACCCACAAACCGGCAAATACGCCAAGCGCGGCACCCCAGTGGAAATCGCCAGCCAGCAGCGTCACCAGCGGCGCAGCGATGGCAGCCACCAGTGCCGGCAAGCCCCAGCTGCGCAACAGCTTCTGCGTCTGGCTGTCTTTCCAGTTGGCGTGGATCCCCATCCCCACCAGTGCACAGAGCACCAGCATCAGCGGCACAAAGAACAGGTTGAAAAACGGCGGCCCCACACTGATCTTGCCGATATTCAGAGCGTCCGCCAGCAGTGGATACAGCGTACCGGTCAGCACCATCGCCATGATCAAAACCAGCACGACATTGTTGCCGAGCAGGAATGTCTCCCGGGACTTGAAAGAAAACACACTACCGGCGCTGACCGCCGGCGCACGCAACGCAAACAGCAGCAGCGAAGCCCCCACCACAATCGCCAGGAATATCAGAATGAAACCGCCACGCAGTGGATCAGTGGCAAATGCGTGCACCGAAGTCAGTACCCCGGAACGCACCAGGAAGGTACCCAGCAGGCTGAGACTGAAGGCAAAAATCGATAGCAGGATGGTCCAGCTGCGGAACAGCCCGCGCTTTTCCGTTACTGCCAGCGAGTGCAGCAACGCAGTGCCCACCAGCCAGGGCATAAACGAGGCGTTTTCTACCGGATCCCAGAACCACCAGCCACCCCAACCCAACTCGTAGTAGGCCCACCAGCTGCCCAGCGCGATACCGAGGGTCAGGAAGGACCAGGCCACCGCGGTCCAGGGACGTGCCCAGCGCGCCCAGGCGCTGTCGAGTTTCCCTTCCAGCAGTGCGGCAATGGCGAAGGCAAAGGCCACCGAGAACCCTACATACCCCATATACAACAGCGGCGGATGAATAATCATGCCCGGATCCTGCAGCAGCGGATTCAGGTCACTGCCATCACCAGGGGGAAACGGCAGAATGCGATCAAAGGGATTGGAGGTCAGCAGAATAAACAGGAAAAAGCCGACCAGCAGCATGCCCAGCACAGATAACACCCGCGCAACCAGCACATCCGGAAGCTGGCGACTGAACAGTGCCACCGCTGCAGCCCACCCCGCCAGCATCAAAAGCCACAGCAGAATAGAGCCCTCGTGCCCACCCCAGACCGCGGTCACCTTGTAAGCCATTGGCAGAATACTATTGGAGTTCTGGGCCACGTAGGCCACAGAAAAATCACTATTTACGAAAGCCACGGTCAGGCACACGTATGCCAGCGCAGTAAACGCCAGCACCCCCATTGCCAATGGGCGGCCAGTATCCATCCACAATACGCGGCCGGTGTAGGTACCCAGTAGTGGCACCGCCGCCAGGGTAATAGACAGCAACAGGCCGATAATCAGGGCAAAGTGCCCGAGTTCCGGGGTCATATTTTTGCGTCCCCTACACAATTGGCTTTGTTTTGCATGGTTTCCGCCACTTCCGGGGGGGTGTAATTCTCATCGTGCTTGGCCAACACCTGATCGGCACGGACAAAACCACCCTGTTGCAACTTGCCGGTTACAATGGCCGCTTCACCCTCCGCAAACAGGTCCGGCAGGATTTTGTTGAAGACCACCTCCACCTGCTCCCTGCCGTCGGTAATGGCAAAACGCACATCCAGAGAATCACTATCACGCACGACACTGCCCGGGACGACGCAGCCACCCGCACGAATACGTTTCTCAAAAGGTACCTCCCCCGCAGCAAAGGCCGTCGGCGCGTAGAAGTAGTCCATGTTTGAACGCATGGCGTAGGTGACAAACCCGGCCGCGGCGCTGGAAAGGCCGACCAGGAGCAAAACCAGTATCAGGCGTTGTTTTCGGGCTGGATGCATGGTGTTCAAGAACTCGAAGCGTGATGTTTATATTGTCCCGCAGGCGTTGGCCCTGCCGGCGCGGAATACAGTGATTGAATCAGGCAATCGCCGACCGTTCCACCGGTTTGGCGTGCGGTCTGGCGCTGCGACGACGCGCTTCTTCAATGCGTAATTGACGGGCCAGATCCCTCCGCTGGCGGCGGATGCGCGTCTGCGGCCAGATGACCAGTGCCACCAGCACCAGCAAAGCCACGATATAAGCCGCCCACACATAAGGGCCGTGGCCACTCATGAAGAGAAAATCTGCGAGACTGCTGAATTGAAAATTCATGGCCTGCTCCTTACCGTGTCGGGTTTGCCGTATTCGATGCGGTTTTATTTCCCGGTCCTGCACCCAGCAGTTCGCGCACCCATTGGGTACGCCATTCGCGCTGTAGCACCAGACTGCGCGTATGCAGGGTCAGAACCCACGCATAAAACACGTAGAACCCGATGATCATGGTGATCAACGGATAAAACATACTGGGATCAATGGTGCTGGACTCGGTCAGTTTCAGCGTTGCCGGCTGATGGAGGGTGAACCACCAGTCCACAGATTTGTAGATAATCGGGATATTGACGGTTCCCACCAATGCCAGCAGTGCACTGGCCTTATCACCGGACTGCTCGCTACTGAAGGCGCCGGAAAGAGCAATCACGCCGATATACAGGAAGAACAGAATCAGCATGGAGGTGATGCGCGCATCCCAGACCCAGTAAGTCCCCCAGGTCGGCTTGCCCCAGACTGCCCCGGTAAACAGGGCGATAAATGTCAATGCAGCACCGATGGGCGCCGCTGCACGCATGACCATAAAGGACAGCTTCATCTTCCAGATCAGTCCTATGGCGCCGCAGATCGCCATGATGTAGTAGCCGGCCAAGGCAAGGAACGCGGCGGGCACATGGATATAGATGATGCGATAACTATTGCCCTGCTTGGCATCCTGCGGCGCGAACCCCAGGCCCCAGACGGTACCGACCAGCAACAGTGCGATACTGCCAACTGCCAGCCACGGCAGCCAGGCGCTGGAATTTTGATAAAACCAGCGCGGCGAACCCAGTCTGTAAAACCATTGCCAAGCCAATGCGTTGTCTCCTAAAGCTCCAGGCGTATACCACTCTTTCAGTGATCAGGTTCAGTGATCGAGGCTGATACGGATGGCACCGGCCGCTGCCAGCGGTGCCAGTGCCGCGGCCCCGGCGAGTATGGCGCCGAGCACCGCCAGCTGGACATTGTACCCGTACCCATCCAGGGCTGCCTGCACTGTTCCGGTGCCGAAGATTAACACGGGCACATAAAGCGGCATAATAATCAACGCCAGCAAAAGCCCGGGACGTCGCAACGCGACCGTCAGAGCCGCCCCGATTGCGCCGATCAGGCTCAGGCTGGCGGTGCCCAGCAACAGCGACAGAGCCAGCGGCAGATAGCCATCTTCCGGCAGGTTGAGCATCATCCCCAGCACCGGTGACAGCACAGTCAGCGGCAATCCGGTCACAGCCCAATGCACCAGAACTTTTGCCAATGCCGGGAAGTACAACGGTTGCGACTGCAGCGCCAACTGCTCCAGAGAGCCATCTTCGTAATCGCTGCGGAACAGGGACTCCTGGGACAACAGTGTGGCGAGCAGGGCCATCACCCAGATCAACCCTGGCGCCATGCGCGCAAGCAGCTCTGGTTCGGGGCCAATGCCCAGAGGCATCAGCGCCAGAACGGTGATAAAGAACAACAGCGGATTGGCTATATCCGATCGCCGACGCAGCGCGAGCAATAGCTCCGTCCGCAACAGAGTCCCGAAGCCTGGAGAGACCACGGTACCACCACTGTGATCGGAGGCAGCCTCAATACTCATGCGCAACCTCTTCCCTCGGACCATCCAGGTCTTCGCCGTAGGAATGCGGGGTAAAATCGGACAGATTCAGGCGGCTCAGCGCCTCGATCGCTACCGGTTGGTGAGAGGTCAGGAGCATGCTGCCGCCCTGCGCCAGATGCGCAGTCATGCGTTTCTCGAGCGTGGCCACACCATGCACATCCAGCGCCGCCAGCGGTTCATCGAGAATCCATAGCTGCGGTACTCCCGGCAGGTACAGTCGCGCCAGCGCTACCCGGCGATTTTGACCGGCAGAAAGTTGCTGACAGGGCAAATCCTCAAAACCGTAGAGATCAACCGCATCCAAAGCCGCCAACGCTGCCTGTCGGGATGCCCCGTACCAGGTCAGATTTTCCAACGGGGTAAGACCGCGGCGTATACCGGCGTTATGGCCAATATAAAGCAGGGATTGCCGCAGCTGCGCCAGGGAATGGGGATAGGGGCGGTCGCCCCACAGGATTTCGCCCTGAAAGTCGCTGGCACTACCGATCAGGGTACGGATCAGGGTACTTTTTCCGGCACCGTTGGCACCGACGATCTGTAGCGCGGCGCCCGCGGCCAACTCAAAACTCAGCCCCACGAACAGGGCGCGACCGTCCCGCTCACAAGATAGCGATCGTACTCTCAGGGTTGGCGGAATATCCGGAGCCATGCACCACCGCAATTGATTAAAAACTGGCCGGACATTATACCGGCACTGTGGGCGTTTGCACGGTTTTGGCGCCACCGTTTTCCCCATCCGTGGGCTGCCCGTCGCCCCAGGCAATGACCGCCCGCACCAGACTGCTACCGGGAGAAAACTCCAGATTACGGCAGACCGTGCGCAGCATCGCCAGGCCGCGACCGGAATAAACCCCCCGGCCAGACCGGGTACAGGGGGGGAAACCACTACCACTATCTTCAACTTGCAATTGCAGTTCGCCACCGCCTCCCCAGTCATCACACCTCAGGGAAATACGGATCCAACCACCATCCAATTGCTGGCGGCGCTCTTCCAGCAGGTCGTAATAACGCACAAATCCTTCATCGGTGTTCTTGATCGATGAGTCCAGCCCTAACACACCGTGCTCCATCGCATTGCGAAACAACTCTCCCAGGGCAATAGCGAGATCTTCACGGAATCGCACCGCGCCGGGCATCTGCACCAGGACGCTGAGTAAATGCGGCAGTGGATCCGCCTCACGTAATTCCTCCTGCGCGAGGCATATTTCGATAGACCACTCCCCAATTCGTCCACCGCGCCGGACGCCGCTGTAATCCACAGCCGGACAATCCCCCTTGGTGAGTGAAGGTTTGCTCAGATCCAACTCCACCAGGGAAAGATCATCGTGCTGCTCGGCGGCATGGGCGTTGACGGCCACCAGAATCCGGTCAAAGTCCTGCAGTTCTCGGGACGGTGCTTCACCCGACTCCGCCCCTTTGCGCAGCAGTGCCAGCAGCCTCTCCTCACCGAAGTGCTCGCCGCGGAGATTGCGAGCCTCATGAATACCATCGCTCCACAGGAAAAGACGGTCACCGGCCCGCACCTGATAGTTGACTATCGCAGTATCAACCTGATCGTCCGCCAGGACACCCAGCGGCAAGTGGCGGGACACAAACAGCTCCTGTGCCCCGTCGGCCCGCACCAGGCAGGGACTGGGCATTCCCGCGTTCAACAGACGCAGATGATTGCGCCGGGGATCCAGCTCCAGCATCACCAGGCAACAGAACATCTGTCGCGGCAACAGATCGAACAGCTTGCGATTCATCTCCCGCAGCACGCGACTGAAAGAAAAGCCCCGCGGCATCATGGAATAGAAAATGGATGTGAGCGGTACCGCCCCTACCGCCGCCGCGAGCCCGTGACCGGCAAAATCTGCCAACATCAGGACCAGCTTGCCATCCGGCGTATAAGTGGCGGCGAGCAGGTCGCCGTTCAGCACCGCCCGGGGAGAAAGGTGGTAACGAATCGCATCGGTGTCATCCAGGCAGCTTTCATTGCCCAGATTGCCAAAAATCTCCCGCGCATTGGCCTGCTCCTGCAGAAAGTCTGCGTGGTGGCGGCGCAGGCGATCGCGCTGTGTGATCAGTGACCGATTGAAGTCCCGAAACCGGCGAATGGAAGCGAGCTTCATCTCCATGAGCCCGGGGTTGTAGGGTTTGATGACGATATCGTCGCAGTCGGCCTTGGGGACCTCTCCCGCACAGGCCGACTTCAGATCCTGAACAAACAGAATAGGGATTGGCGCCAGCCCACCCTGCTGGCGCAACTGGCGCAATTCCCCGGCGGTGGCAACTCTGGCCGAGGCCGGTCCGAATAACACCAGATTGGGAGCCACCCTGCCGATCATCGAGCGGGCTTGCGCAAAGCTGTCCACACACCAGGTTTCAGCGGGGACAGTGCAACCGGACGGGCTGGTATAGGCACAAGCGCGAATCAGGTCGCGCAACCGGCCCGCTTCCTCGGCATCGCTTTCTATGATCAATACCCGGAACCCCGGCATCGCGCTTCTCCTGACACTGTCAGCGGATACTGAAAATGCGATCGAAATTGGAAACGGAGAGAATGTGAGAAACGTGGGAATTGGCGTTGATCAATTCCACCCGGGGCTCATCGCCATCACGCCCCACCTCCACGCAATAATCCCGCAGCAGCAGCAACATGCCCAAGGCAGCACTGTCGAGGTGCTCGGTGGTAGAAAGGTCGACAATCACGGCCTTCGGCGGTGGCGACACGTTGCGGTATGCCCTCTGGAATTCCCGGTGCATATTAAAATCAAAATTGCCGGATACGCGGATCACCAGGGTGTCGCCATCGTCGGCTACCTCCGTATACACCCGGCTTGTATAGCTATCGGAAACCACCATCTGAAGTTCCTTTTTCGCTTCTGCTTCCTCAACCCGAAGCCGGTTCTCCTGCCCGCAACGGGGCATACGGGGAAGGCTGTCACAGCCAATATACACGCCCGGGAAAGTGGAGAAAACCGCCCTCCACATTCCAGAAACCGGACAGCCCCCCGGAAACAGAAAAGGTGCCCGAAGGCACCTTTCTGGGGCACATTTCTGTGAAGCGCGGTGCCGGCAGGCACCTTTGGGGGCTTCACGATATGACGAGCGTACGCACGCCCGATTGCATTCAGCCGGCTGTGACCCGGCCCTGTATCAGAAGTTGCTTCAGAATTCGTACTGGTAGTCCATCAACTCCTTCCGCAAACGTATCTCTTCCAGCTTGTCTTCTACCAGACGACGCGCATCCCGGGGGTTGTGCGGCGCGTGTAGAAGGTCAGCTATTGAAGAGGGGTCCACTTCATCAAAATCCATGTCATTTTCGGTAACGTTGCCGTTCATAGAAAACTCCACAATCTCGATCTGCCAGGGCAGAAACACTTTGTCTGTTTTTGTTGTGCCACCTGAGATTAGCCAGCTCGAAGTTTTCCGGTCAAGCGACTTTTTCACCCCGGAAACAACTTTTTTCAGCGGGTAACCAGAACCCCAAAAACCGCCTCCGAGATCGAGACCCGAGCTGTGCAAGTTCCCGACGGCTGACGTCAAAATAGCCGAGAATCGTGACCAAATTGCGACAAATTCGCGAAATCCCCGTGACGCCGTCACCGTGTGGTCGACACACTTTCTGGTAACCGGGGGAAACAACTGTCGTTACTCAGGGTTACAACAGACTTCGTCGGCTGCTCCATCCGGCGTATGAACCGAGATCCACGGGATGGACTCACCGGGGGAAAGGAAATTCATGAGAATTGAAGGTCCTCATGACAGAGCACGAGACAAACGCTAGAATGGCCGCCCTGCCCGGGATGGGCAGCCACGTCCCCGTCGGTTAACAGGATAAACCACGGACCTCCTAAGTCCGGACTGCAGGTTCGAGTCCTGCCGGGGACGCCACTTTCACGCCGAAGTATTCTCACAAAAAGTCCGCAATCCCACCGTTTTACAGACCCGCTCTGCACCCCCACGAGGCGCCGTCAAATCCAGAGCATGGCTTTGGTTGGTGGTTGGGAACAGAGCTCTGGTCAACTGTCTGACGGCTGATTGGGAGTGACCAGGTTCCACCAGAAATCGAACGTGTCCAATAGTGATAGCAGGGCGTCAAGCTGCTTTTCATCACCGGTCACCTTGACTGCTCCACTCCCCACCTTGTCCTTCATCGTTGCTGTTCCGAGAATGACATCATTGAGATCGCTCCGGTTCACGGTGACCGTAGCGGAGGGACGCTCCACCGGAGGGCCATAATTGAGAACGCCATTTTCCAGCACCAGAGAGTAGTTCCCCTCAACATCGGGCAAGGATAAATTGATAGCGATATTCTTCCCTGCCGCCTTGGGACCGTTCAGGCGAATGGCCAGGAAATCAAAGAACAGCTCGATGGGCATGCTGCGGATGGTGTCGGGGCTAGCGGTACTGGGGACAGGCATCCGCTCAATGCCATTCCTCAGTTCTTTCGCGCCACTCAGGAAGAAATTGCGCCAGGGCCCATTCTCCTGCTGGTATCCGAGTTGCTCCAGCGCATCTGCAAGCAGGTTGCGGGCAGCCTGGTTGTCTGGCTCAGCAGAGACCAGGTTATCAAGCACCTGCGCGACCCAACGATAATTACCTGCATCGAAATCTTTTTGGGCTAGCTTGAGGAGATTCTGTGCACCGCCCATATACTCGACGTACTTTTTACCAGCATCGGTCGGTGGCAGCGGATAAAGACGCGCAGGATTACCATCGAAGTAGCCGAGGTAATAATTCCAGACTGCCCGGGTGTCATGGTTGATACTGCCGTAGTAGCCGCGGTTAGCCCAATAACTGGCAAGCTCGGGGGGAAGCTGCATCATCTCTGCAGCTTCTACCATGTTGTATCCATGATTGGCCATACGCAGGGTCTGGTCATTGAGGTACTTGTAGAGATCGCGCTGCTTTTTCAGGTGATTGACCACCTTTTCATTTCCCCACGTCGGCCAATGGTGCGGCCCGTACAGCACTTCTGCCTCCTCTCCCCATTTCTGGATGGTGTCATTGAGATAGCCTGACCA
The Microbulbifer celer DNA segment above includes these coding regions:
- the ccmE gene encoding cytochrome c maturation protein CcmE → MHPARKQRLILVLLLVGLSSAAAGFVTYAMRSNMDYFYAPTAFAAGEVPFEKRIRAGGCVVPGSVVRDSDSLDVRFAITDGREQVEVVFNKILPDLFAEGEAAIVTGKLQQGGFVRADQVLAKHDENYTPPEVAETMQNKANCVGDAKI
- a CDS encoding ATP-binding SpoIIE family protein phosphatase, whose protein sequence is MPGFRVLIIESDAEEAGRLRDLIRACAYTSPSGCTVPAETWCVDSFAQARSMIGRVAPNLVLFGPASARVATAGELRQLRQQGGLAPIPILFVQDLKSACAGEVPKADCDDIVIKPYNPGLMEMKLASIRRFRDFNRSLITQRDRLRRHHADFLQEQANAREIFGNLGNESCLDDTDAIRYHLSPRAVLNGDLLAATYTPDGKLVLMLADFAGHGLAAAVGAVPLTSIFYSMMPRGFSFSRVLREMNRKLFDLLPRQMFCCLVMLELDPRRNHLRLLNAGMPSPCLVRADGAQELFVSRHLPLGVLADDQVDTAIVNYQVRAGDRLFLWSDGIHEARNLRGEHFGEERLLALLRKGAESGEAPSRELQDFDRILVAVNAHAAEQHDDLSLVELDLSKPSLTKGDCPAVDYSGVRRGGRIGEWSIEICLAQEELREADPLPHLLSVLVQMPGAVRFREDLAIALGELFRNAMEHGVLGLDSSIKNTDEGFVRYYDLLEERRQQLDGGWIRISLRCDDWGGGGELQLQVEDSGSGFPPCTRSGRGVYSGRGLAMLRTVCRNLEFSPGSSLVRAVIAWGDGQPTDGENGGAKTVQTPTVPV
- the ccmB gene encoding heme exporter protein CcmB — protein: MSIEAASDHSGGTVVSPGFGTLLRTELLLALRRRSDIANPLLFFITVLALMPLGIGPEPELLARMAPGLIWVMALLATLLSQESLFRSDYEDGSLEQLALQSQPLYFPALAKVLVHWAVTGLPLTVLSPVLGMMLNLPEDGYLPLALSLLLGTASLSLIGAIGAALTVALRRPGLLLALIIMPLYVPVLIFGTGTVQAALDGYGYNVQLAVLGAILAGAAALAPLAAAGAIRISLDH
- a CDS encoding alkyl/aryl-sulfatase → MRYFARMLGLVFSATAGLLFLSSSYAQDAKDAKAPTEVTANANAAVLKKLPFKDRQDFEDVKRGFIAPLPNGGVIKNAQGEPVWDLGAYDFAEGKDAPESVNPSLWRQLQLLSEGGLYEVSPRIYQVRSADLSNITFIEGDKGVVVMDPLISAETAKAALDLYREHRGDKPVVGVIYTHSHIDHYGGVRGVVDEEDVTAGKVKIIAPDGFVDEAVSENVFAGNHMSRRASFMYGNLLPKDPRGSLGTGLGLGTSVGTATLIEPTDTITRDGQQIKLDGLTFEFILAPGSEAPSEMHFYIPELKALTAAENSNHTLHNLYTLRGAKVRNARAWSGYLNDTIQKWGEEAEVLYGPHHWPTWGNEKVVNHLKKQRDLYKYLNDQTLRMANHGYNMVEAAEMMQLPPELASYWANRGYYGSINHDTRAVWNYYLGYFDGNPARLYPLPPTDAGKKYVEYMGGAQNLLKLAQKDFDAGNYRWVAQVLDNLVSAEPDNQAARNLLADALEQLGYQQENGPWRNFFLSGAKELRNGIERMPVPSTASPDTIRSMPIELFFDFLAIRLNGPKAAGKNIAINLSLPDVEGNYSLVLENGVLNYGPPVERPSATVTVNRSDLNDVILGTATMKDKVGSGAVKVTGDEKQLDALLSLLDTFDFWWNLVTPNQPSDS
- the ccmD gene encoding heme exporter protein CcmD; translation: MNFQFSSLADFLFMSGHGPYVWAAYIVALLVLVALVIWPQTRIRRQRRDLARQLRIEEARRRSARPHAKPVERSAIA
- a CDS encoding DsbE family thiol:disulfide interchange protein is translated as MARLKLFLPLIIFAALALLFWRGLSLNPQDMPSALVNKPVPEFALLDVESNRELKKSDLPRTPLLLNVWATWCVSCRVEHPYLNQLAEDGVPIVGINLKDDNEAAQKWLEKFHNPYVFSVADVEGRLALDLGVFGAPETFLVDAGGTIRCKHVGVVDDRVWQTKLQPLYDRLKEQPWDEFSGELSDSLLSRCN
- a CDS encoding PA3496 family putative envelope integrity protein, translating into MNGNVTENDMDFDEVDPSSIADLLHAPHNPRDARRLVEDKLEEIRLRKELMDYQYEF
- a CDS encoding cytochrome c-type biogenesis protein; the protein is MRNRTRWIVTAAMLTLLLATVARASVEVEQLSSPELQARYQILIEELRCPKCQNQNLAGSDSMVATDLRREIRRLLEDGFTDREINEYMVARYGDFVLYRPPLQRNTVALWVAPGVFAALGLLALIVIVMRSRSGRGESQAADAEELTDNERRQLARLLGEDQIGHGKQDEQETRND
- a CDS encoding heme lyase CcmF/NrfE family subunit: MTPELGHFALIIGLLLSITLAAVPLLGTYTGRVLWMDTGRPLAMGVLAFTALAYVCLTVAFVNSDFSVAYVAQNSNSILPMAYKVTAVWGGHEGSILLWLLMLAGWAAAVALFSRQLPDVLVARVLSVLGMLLVGFFLFILLTSNPFDRILPFPPGDGSDLNPLLQDPGMIIHPPLLYMGYVGFSVAFAFAIAALLEGKLDSAWARWARPWTAVAWSFLTLGIALGSWWAYYELGWGGWWFWDPVENASFMPWLVGTALLHSLAVTEKRGLFRSWTILLSIFAFSLSLLGTFLVRSGVLTSVHAFATDPLRGGFILIFLAIVVGASLLLFALRAPAVSAGSVFSFKSRETFLLGNNVVLVLIMAMVLTGTLYPLLADALNIGKISVGPPFFNLFFVPLMLVLCALVGMGIHANWKDSQTQKLLRSWGLPALVAAIAAPLVTLLAGDFHWGAALGVFAGLWVVASSAADILNKSRNADSLWAGLRRQRASYYGMHLGHIGLAVSVLGVALTTVYSVDKDLRMSPGQSATLSGYEFTFEGVRVVQGPNYRASEGVLIVRDSNSGKMVAELHPQKRNYLSGGNTMTEAAIDGGLFRDLYVALGEPMDKNNVRGDWAVRLQYKAFVVWIWLGAALMALGGAIAVADKRYRKVRATRAAVDRSRSQGTPSPAGI
- a CDS encoding heme ABC transporter permease; its protein translation is MAWQWFYRLGSPRWFYQNSSAWLPWLAVGSIALLLVGTVWGLGFAPQDAKQGNSYRIIYIHVPAAFLALAGYYIMAICGAIGLIWKMKLSFMVMRAAAPIGAALTFIALFTGAVWGKPTWGTYWVWDARITSMLILFFLYIGVIALSGAFSSEQSGDKASALLALVGTVNIPIIYKSVDWWFTLHQPATLKLTESSTIDPSMFYPLITMIIGFYVFYAWVLTLHTRSLVLQREWRTQWVRELLGAGPGNKTASNTANPTR
- a CDS encoding STAS domain-containing protein, encoding MVVSDSYTSRVYTEVADDGDTLVIRVSGNFDFNMHREFQRAYRNVSPPPKAVIVDLSTTEHLDSAALGMLLLLRDYCVEVGRDGDEPRVELINANSHVSHILSVSNFDRIFSIR
- the ccmA gene encoding cytochrome c biogenesis heme-transporting ATPase CcmA, which codes for MAPDIPPTLRVRSLSCERDGRALFVGLSFELAAGAALQIVGANGAGKSTLIRTLIGSASDFQGEILWGDRPYPHSLAQLRQSLLYIGHNAGIRRGLTPLENLTWYGASRQAALAALDAVDLYGFEDLPCQQLSAGQNRRVALARLYLPGVPQLWILDEPLAALDVHGVATLEKRMTAHLAQGGSMLLTSHQPVAIEALSRLNLSDFTPHSYGEDLDGPREEVAHEY
- a CDS encoding IMPACT family protein, producing MSYQIPCSPVVTETEDRKSRFICWLGPVTDKAAFLRQLETIRSQYPDASHHCTALVIGNPDNPEVMQSDDDGEPGGSAGRPMLELLLKQGVGNVGAIVTRYFGGTKLGVGGLMRAYRGAVGAALQQAQLQRHVAVLQRRVCCGFAQESRLRFLLEQHRGHCEAVEYSDRVCLNLSLPEDQWPELKAMLVAEGCQIDETR